The proteins below are encoded in one region of Nocardioides marmorisolisilvae:
- the lipB gene encoding lipoyl(octanoyl) transferase LipB, translated as MSDLQFRVVGFGDAAVDYVDAWETQRQVHAEVVAGGPGTVLLLEHPPVFTCGKRTDPHERPTDPGGADVIDVDRGGKITFHGPGQLVGYPIVRLPDHVLVVDYVRRIEEALIGVCRDLGVTTARVPGRSGVWLRADDRGPERKVGAIGLRVSRGVTMHGFALNCDVDLGWYDRFVPCGISDAGVTSLSAELGRDVTVEEVAPIAEAHLRELLAWAPYDPTPDYEPRPEPGRLRVPVLGP; from the coding sequence GTGAGTGACCTTCAGTTCCGCGTCGTCGGCTTCGGCGACGCGGCCGTCGACTACGTCGACGCCTGGGAGACACAGCGACAGGTGCACGCCGAGGTGGTGGCCGGCGGCCCCGGCACGGTACTGCTGCTCGAGCATCCCCCGGTGTTCACCTGCGGCAAGCGCACCGACCCCCACGAGCGACCCACCGACCCGGGCGGCGCCGACGTGATCGACGTCGACCGGGGCGGCAAGATCACCTTCCACGGACCGGGCCAGCTGGTCGGCTACCCGATCGTGCGGCTGCCCGACCACGTGCTGGTCGTCGACTACGTGCGTCGCATTGAAGAGGCTCTGATCGGGGTGTGCCGCGACCTCGGCGTCACCACCGCCCGGGTTCCGGGGCGCAGCGGGGTGTGGCTGCGCGCGGACGACCGCGGCCCGGAGCGCAAGGTCGGTGCGATCGGCCTGCGGGTCAGTCGCGGCGTGACGATGCATGGGTTCGCCCTCAACTGCGACGTCGACCTCGGGTGGTACGACCGCTTCGTCCCCTGCGGGATCTCCGACGCCGGGGTCACCAGCCTGAGCGCCGAGCTCGGTCGCGACGTGACGGTCGAGGAGGTGGCTCCGATCGCCGAGGCACATCTGCGTGAGTTGCTCGCCTGGGCGCCGTACGACCCGACGCCGGACTACGAGCCGCGCCCCGAGCCGGGCAGGCTGCGCGTGCCCGTGCTCGGTCCCTGA